Proteins from a single region of Corvus hawaiiensis isolate bCorHaw1 chromosome 6, bCorHaw1.pri.cur, whole genome shotgun sequence:
- the GANC gene encoding neutral alpha-glucosidase C isoform X2, which translates to MQPDCFLQVLLQVEIYEIEGNIFRLKIDEASPLRARYKVPDVLIKEPTTQRLFISHKEAGILVLSSVNEDYKLQVTANPFQVELQSKGETVMSINSNGLLYFEHLQPPPSDRKPTAQNEEEASDSSKEKQEDLGLWQEKFGSFLDIKAHGPSSVGMDFSLHGYDHVYGIPQHTETLLLKNTSDGDAYRLYNLDIFGHKIHDKIGIYGSVPLLLAHKPNRTSGIFWLNSSETLVDISTKAVAEHTPSRSAAETGKQRAVPLTNVRWMSESGIIDVFLLMGPTAFDIFKQFAQLTGTQALPPLFSLGYHQCRWNYEDEQDVKAVDAGFDAHDIPYDVIWLDIEHTDGKRYFTWDKQKFQNPRKMQEHLRKKKRKLVVIVDPHIKVDPSYPLYAQAKDKGYFVKDRSGQDFEGICWPGSSCYLDFTNPEVRKWYADQFAFKTYKASTNILFVWNDMNEPSVFKGAELTMQKDAVHYNNWEHREVHNLYGFYQQMATAEGLIRRSSGKERPFVLTRSFFAGSQKYGAVWTGDNTAEWSYLKISIPMLLTINMAGISFCGADVGGFIGDPEPELLVRWYQAGAYQPFFRGHSNMESKRREPWLFGEKNTQIIRKAIRERYVLLPYLYTLFYRAHTAAEPVMRSLWIEFPEKMETFDVENEYMLGNALLVHPVTEKEAKTVTVLFPGSEEIWYDFRKFKRMEDAGTMKIPVTLENIPVFQRGGTVIPLKTTAGKSTEWMIDISYELHVALDTEAYAIGELYVDDGHSFQYLHKKQFLYRKFTFHKNILFSSCVDESGQYHTTCVVERVIVLGFGKQPTFVTASSKDGKKKEVVFTYDTKTSAMTLENLALSVDADWEICIS; encoded by the exons ATGCAACCAGATTGCTTTTTACAG GTTCTTCTACAAGTAGAAATTTATGAAATAGAAGGCAATATTTTCAGGCTTAAAATTGATGAGGCATCTCCTCTCAGAGCAAGATACAAAGTTCCTGATGTTCTTATAAAGGAACCTACCACCCAGAG ACTGTTCATATCCCACAAGGAGGCAGGTATTTTGGTACTATCAAGTGTTAATGAGGACTACAAACTTCAAGTCACAGCAAACCCCTTCCAGGTTGAGCTGCAGTCCAAGGGTGAGACTGTTATGAGCATAAATTCCAATGGGTTGTTGTATTTTGAGCACCTACAACCACCTCCCAGTGATAG AAAACCTACAGCACAAAATGAGGAGGAAGCAAGTGATTCCTCTAAG GAAAAACAAGAGGATCTAGGTCTCTGGCAAGAGAAATTTGGCAGTTTCTTAGACATCAAAGCTCATG GTCCTAGTTCTGTAGGCATGGACTTCTCTTTACATGGATATGACCATGTTTATGGAATACCACAACACACAGAAACACTTCTCCTCAAAAACACCAG TGATGGCGATGCCTACCGGCTTTATAATTTGGATATTTTCGGCCACAAGATACATGACAAAATAGGCATTTATGGTTCAGTGCCCCTTCTCTTAGCACACAAGCCTAACAGAACTTCAGGGATCTTCTGGCTGAACTCTTCAGAAACACTGGTGGATATTAGTACAAAGGCAGTAGCTGAG CACACTCCATCCAGATCTGCTGCAGAGACTGGTAAGCAGAGAGCAGTGCCTCTAACCAATGTACGCTGGATGTCAGAAAGTGGGATCATTGATGTTTTCCTACTGATGGGACCCACTGCATTTGATATCTTCAAGCAGTTTGCACAACTGACAG GCACTCAAGCCTTGCCCCCACTTTTTTCTCTGGGCTACCATCAGTGCAGGTGGAATTACGAGGATGAGCAAGATGTCAAGGCAGTGGATGCTGGCTTTGATGCACATGACATTCCTTATGATGTCATATGGCTGGATATAGAGCACACGGATGGCAAGAGGTATTTTACTTGGGATAAACAGAAATTCCAGAACCCCAGAAAGATGCAAGAACatctcaggaagaaaaaacGCAAG CTTGTGGTCATCGTAGATCCTCATATTAAGGTTGATCCCTCATATCCCCTGTATGCACAGGCAAAAGACAAGGGCTATTTTGTGAAAGACAGAAGTGGACAAGATTTTGAGGGCATCTGTTGGCCAG GTTCCTCTTGTTACCTGGATTTCACAAATCCTGAAGTGCGAAAATGGTATGCAGATCAATTTGCCTTCAAAACATACAAg GCATCCACTAATATCCTCTTTGTATGGAATGATATGAATGAGCCTTCAGTCTTCAAGGGGGCAGAACTAACAATGCAGAAAGATGCTGTGCACTACAACAACTGGGAGCATCGGGAAGTACACAACCTCTACGGATTCTATCAG CAAATGGCAACTGCTGAAGGACTCATCAGACGTTCTTCAGGAAAAGAGAGACCATTTGTCCTCACACGATCTTTCTTTGCTGGATCACAGAAGTATG GGGCAGTATGGACTGGAGACAACACAGCAGAGTGGAGTTACTTGAAAATATCTATTCCAATGCTTCTTACCATCAACATGGCAGGGATTTCATTCTGTGGAG CTGATGTGGGAGGGTTTATTGGAGATCCAGAACCAGAATTACTTGTTCGCTGGTATCAGGCTGGAGCCTACCAGCCCTTCTTCAGAGGTCATTCTAACATGGAGAGCAAACGGCGCGAACCGTGGCTCTTTGGGGAGAAGAACACCCAGATCATCAGGAAAGCCATTAGAGAGCGCTACGTCCTCCTGCCCTACTTATACACTCTGTTCTATCGGGCACACACGGCGGCTGAACCCGTCATGAG ATCTCTCTGGATAGAGTttccagagaaaatggaaacttTTGATGTGGAAAATGAGTACATGCTGG gaAATGCCTTGTTGGTGCATCCAGTCACAGAAAAAGAGGCCAAGACAGTGACAGTTCTGTTTCCAGGGTCAGAGGAG ATTTGGTATGATTTCAGAAAATTTAAGCGAATGGAAGATGCAGGCACAATGAAGATCCCAGTAACACTGGAGAAt ATTCCGGTATTCCAGCGGGGGGGCACTGTGATACCCCTGAAGACCACAGCTGGAAAATCCACTGAATGGATGATAGATATTTCTTATGAGCTCCACGTGGCCTTAGACACAGAG GCCTATGCCATAGGTGAGCTCTACGTAGATGATGGGCATTCATTTCAATATCTCCACAAGAAGCAGTTCCTGTATCGGAAATTCACTTTCCACAAGAacattctcttttccag ctGTGTAGATGAAAGCGGACAATACCACACCACATGTGTAGTTGAACGGGTGATAGTTCTGGGATTTGGAAAGCAACCCACTTTTGTGACAGCCAGTTCCAAGG atgggaaaaaaaaggaagtggttTTCACATACGATACAAAGACCTCTGCGATGACACTGGAAAACTTAGCCCTGAGTGTTGATGCTGACTGGGAGATCTGTATCAGCTGA
- the GANC gene encoding neutral alpha-glucosidase C isoform X1: protein MEAGTPGGVSVQDEAVDKSNFKKCNQIAFYRRQKFLHPGKSLYGVLLDSVTLSDENVKFQIIHEENKVLLQVEIYEIEGNIFRLKIDEASPLRARYKVPDVLIKEPTTQRLFISHKEAGILVLSSVNEDYKLQVTANPFQVELQSKGETVMSINSNGLLYFEHLQPPPSDRKPTAQNEEEASDSSKEKQEDLGLWQEKFGSFLDIKAHGPSSVGMDFSLHGYDHVYGIPQHTETLLLKNTSDGDAYRLYNLDIFGHKIHDKIGIYGSVPLLLAHKPNRTSGIFWLNSSETLVDISTKAVAEHTPSRSAAETGKQRAVPLTNVRWMSESGIIDVFLLMGPTAFDIFKQFAQLTGTQALPPLFSLGYHQCRWNYEDEQDVKAVDAGFDAHDIPYDVIWLDIEHTDGKRYFTWDKQKFQNPRKMQEHLRKKKRKLVVIVDPHIKVDPSYPLYAQAKDKGYFVKDRSGQDFEGICWPGSSCYLDFTNPEVRKWYADQFAFKTYKASTNILFVWNDMNEPSVFKGAELTMQKDAVHYNNWEHREVHNLYGFYQQMATAEGLIRRSSGKERPFVLTRSFFAGSQKYGAVWTGDNTAEWSYLKISIPMLLTINMAGISFCGADVGGFIGDPEPELLVRWYQAGAYQPFFRGHSNMESKRREPWLFGEKNTQIIRKAIRERYVLLPYLYTLFYRAHTAAEPVMRSLWIEFPEKMETFDVENEYMLGNALLVHPVTEKEAKTVTVLFPGSEEIWYDFRKFKRMEDAGTMKIPVTLENIPVFQRGGTVIPLKTTAGKSTEWMIDISYELHVALDTEAYAIGELYVDDGHSFQYLHKKQFLYRKFTFHKNILFSSCVDESGQYHTTCVVERVIVLGFGKQPTFVTASSKDGKKKEVVFTYDTKTSAMTLENLALSVDADWEICIS, encoded by the exons ATGGAAGCGGGGACGCCGGGGGGAGTCAG TGTCCAAGATGAGGCTGTGGACAAAAGCAACTTTAAGAAATGCAACCAGATTGCTTTTTACAG GCGTCAGAAATTTTTACATCCTGGAAAATCCTTGTATGGAGTATTGTTGGATTCAGTCACATTAAGTGATGAAAATGTCAAATTCCAAATTATTCATGAGGAGAATAAG GTTCTTCTACAAGTAGAAATTTATGAAATAGAAGGCAATATTTTCAGGCTTAAAATTGATGAGGCATCTCCTCTCAGAGCAAGATACAAAGTTCCTGATGTTCTTATAAAGGAACCTACCACCCAGAG ACTGTTCATATCCCACAAGGAGGCAGGTATTTTGGTACTATCAAGTGTTAATGAGGACTACAAACTTCAAGTCACAGCAAACCCCTTCCAGGTTGAGCTGCAGTCCAAGGGTGAGACTGTTATGAGCATAAATTCCAATGGGTTGTTGTATTTTGAGCACCTACAACCACCTCCCAGTGATAG AAAACCTACAGCACAAAATGAGGAGGAAGCAAGTGATTCCTCTAAG GAAAAACAAGAGGATCTAGGTCTCTGGCAAGAGAAATTTGGCAGTTTCTTAGACATCAAAGCTCATG GTCCTAGTTCTGTAGGCATGGACTTCTCTTTACATGGATATGACCATGTTTATGGAATACCACAACACACAGAAACACTTCTCCTCAAAAACACCAG TGATGGCGATGCCTACCGGCTTTATAATTTGGATATTTTCGGCCACAAGATACATGACAAAATAGGCATTTATGGTTCAGTGCCCCTTCTCTTAGCACACAAGCCTAACAGAACTTCAGGGATCTTCTGGCTGAACTCTTCAGAAACACTGGTGGATATTAGTACAAAGGCAGTAGCTGAG CACACTCCATCCAGATCTGCTGCAGAGACTGGTAAGCAGAGAGCAGTGCCTCTAACCAATGTACGCTGGATGTCAGAAAGTGGGATCATTGATGTTTTCCTACTGATGGGACCCACTGCATTTGATATCTTCAAGCAGTTTGCACAACTGACAG GCACTCAAGCCTTGCCCCCACTTTTTTCTCTGGGCTACCATCAGTGCAGGTGGAATTACGAGGATGAGCAAGATGTCAAGGCAGTGGATGCTGGCTTTGATGCACATGACATTCCTTATGATGTCATATGGCTGGATATAGAGCACACGGATGGCAAGAGGTATTTTACTTGGGATAAACAGAAATTCCAGAACCCCAGAAAGATGCAAGAACatctcaggaagaaaaaacGCAAG CTTGTGGTCATCGTAGATCCTCATATTAAGGTTGATCCCTCATATCCCCTGTATGCACAGGCAAAAGACAAGGGCTATTTTGTGAAAGACAGAAGTGGACAAGATTTTGAGGGCATCTGTTGGCCAG GTTCCTCTTGTTACCTGGATTTCACAAATCCTGAAGTGCGAAAATGGTATGCAGATCAATTTGCCTTCAAAACATACAAg GCATCCACTAATATCCTCTTTGTATGGAATGATATGAATGAGCCTTCAGTCTTCAAGGGGGCAGAACTAACAATGCAGAAAGATGCTGTGCACTACAACAACTGGGAGCATCGGGAAGTACACAACCTCTACGGATTCTATCAG CAAATGGCAACTGCTGAAGGACTCATCAGACGTTCTTCAGGAAAAGAGAGACCATTTGTCCTCACACGATCTTTCTTTGCTGGATCACAGAAGTATG GGGCAGTATGGACTGGAGACAACACAGCAGAGTGGAGTTACTTGAAAATATCTATTCCAATGCTTCTTACCATCAACATGGCAGGGATTTCATTCTGTGGAG CTGATGTGGGAGGGTTTATTGGAGATCCAGAACCAGAATTACTTGTTCGCTGGTATCAGGCTGGAGCCTACCAGCCCTTCTTCAGAGGTCATTCTAACATGGAGAGCAAACGGCGCGAACCGTGGCTCTTTGGGGAGAAGAACACCCAGATCATCAGGAAAGCCATTAGAGAGCGCTACGTCCTCCTGCCCTACTTATACACTCTGTTCTATCGGGCACACACGGCGGCTGAACCCGTCATGAG ATCTCTCTGGATAGAGTttccagagaaaatggaaacttTTGATGTGGAAAATGAGTACATGCTGG gaAATGCCTTGTTGGTGCATCCAGTCACAGAAAAAGAGGCCAAGACAGTGACAGTTCTGTTTCCAGGGTCAGAGGAG ATTTGGTATGATTTCAGAAAATTTAAGCGAATGGAAGATGCAGGCACAATGAAGATCCCAGTAACACTGGAGAAt ATTCCGGTATTCCAGCGGGGGGGCACTGTGATACCCCTGAAGACCACAGCTGGAAAATCCACTGAATGGATGATAGATATTTCTTATGAGCTCCACGTGGCCTTAGACACAGAG GCCTATGCCATAGGTGAGCTCTACGTAGATGATGGGCATTCATTTCAATATCTCCACAAGAAGCAGTTCCTGTATCGGAAATTCACTTTCCACAAGAacattctcttttccag ctGTGTAGATGAAAGCGGACAATACCACACCACATGTGTAGTTGAACGGGTGATAGTTCTGGGATTTGGAAAGCAACCCACTTTTGTGACAGCCAGTTCCAAGG atgggaaaaaaaaggaagtggttTTCACATACGATACAAAGACCTCTGCGATGACACTGGAAAACTTAGCCCTGAGTGTTGATGCTGACTGGGAGATCTGTATCAGCTGA
- the GANC gene encoding neutral alpha-glucosidase C isoform X3 yields MEAGTPGGVSVQDEAVDKSNFKKCNQIAFYRRQKFLHPGKSLYGVLLDSVTLSDENVKFQIIHEENKVLLQVEIYEIEGNIFRLKIDEASPLRARYKVPDVLIKEPTTQRLFISHKEAGILVLSSVNEDYKLQVTANPFQVELQSKGETVMSINSNGLLYFEHLQPPPSDRKPTAQNEEEASDSSKEKQEDLGLWQEKFGSFLDIKAHGPSSVGMDFSLHGYDHVYGIPQHTETLLLKNTSDGDAYRLYNLDIFGHKIHDKIGIYGSVPLLLAHKPNRTSGIFWLNSSETLVDISTKAVAEHTPSRSAAETGKQRAVPLTNVRWMSESGIIDVFLLMGPTAFDIFKQFAQLTGTQALPPLFSLGYHQCRWNYEDEQDVKAVDAGFDAHDIPYDVIWLDIEHTDGKRYFTWDKQKFQNPRKMQEHLRKKKRKLVVIVDPHIKVDPSYPLYAQAKDKGYFVKDRSGQDFEGICWPGSSCYLDFTNPEVRKWYADQFAFKTYKASTNILFVWNDMNEPSVFKGAELTMQKDAVHYNNWEHREVHNLYGFYQQMATAEGLIRRSSGKERPFVLTRSFFAGSQKYA; encoded by the exons ATGGAAGCGGGGACGCCGGGGGGAGTCAG TGTCCAAGATGAGGCTGTGGACAAAAGCAACTTTAAGAAATGCAACCAGATTGCTTTTTACAG GCGTCAGAAATTTTTACATCCTGGAAAATCCTTGTATGGAGTATTGTTGGATTCAGTCACATTAAGTGATGAAAATGTCAAATTCCAAATTATTCATGAGGAGAATAAG GTTCTTCTACAAGTAGAAATTTATGAAATAGAAGGCAATATTTTCAGGCTTAAAATTGATGAGGCATCTCCTCTCAGAGCAAGATACAAAGTTCCTGATGTTCTTATAAAGGAACCTACCACCCAGAG ACTGTTCATATCCCACAAGGAGGCAGGTATTTTGGTACTATCAAGTGTTAATGAGGACTACAAACTTCAAGTCACAGCAAACCCCTTCCAGGTTGAGCTGCAGTCCAAGGGTGAGACTGTTATGAGCATAAATTCCAATGGGTTGTTGTATTTTGAGCACCTACAACCACCTCCCAGTGATAG AAAACCTACAGCACAAAATGAGGAGGAAGCAAGTGATTCCTCTAAG GAAAAACAAGAGGATCTAGGTCTCTGGCAAGAGAAATTTGGCAGTTTCTTAGACATCAAAGCTCATG GTCCTAGTTCTGTAGGCATGGACTTCTCTTTACATGGATATGACCATGTTTATGGAATACCACAACACACAGAAACACTTCTCCTCAAAAACACCAG TGATGGCGATGCCTACCGGCTTTATAATTTGGATATTTTCGGCCACAAGATACATGACAAAATAGGCATTTATGGTTCAGTGCCCCTTCTCTTAGCACACAAGCCTAACAGAACTTCAGGGATCTTCTGGCTGAACTCTTCAGAAACACTGGTGGATATTAGTACAAAGGCAGTAGCTGAG CACACTCCATCCAGATCTGCTGCAGAGACTGGTAAGCAGAGAGCAGTGCCTCTAACCAATGTACGCTGGATGTCAGAAAGTGGGATCATTGATGTTTTCCTACTGATGGGACCCACTGCATTTGATATCTTCAAGCAGTTTGCACAACTGACAG GCACTCAAGCCTTGCCCCCACTTTTTTCTCTGGGCTACCATCAGTGCAGGTGGAATTACGAGGATGAGCAAGATGTCAAGGCAGTGGATGCTGGCTTTGATGCACATGACATTCCTTATGATGTCATATGGCTGGATATAGAGCACACGGATGGCAAGAGGTATTTTACTTGGGATAAACAGAAATTCCAGAACCCCAGAAAGATGCAAGAACatctcaggaagaaaaaacGCAAG CTTGTGGTCATCGTAGATCCTCATATTAAGGTTGATCCCTCATATCCCCTGTATGCACAGGCAAAAGACAAGGGCTATTTTGTGAAAGACAGAAGTGGACAAGATTTTGAGGGCATCTGTTGGCCAG GTTCCTCTTGTTACCTGGATTTCACAAATCCTGAAGTGCGAAAATGGTATGCAGATCAATTTGCCTTCAAAACATACAAg GCATCCACTAATATCCTCTTTGTATGGAATGATATGAATGAGCCTTCAGTCTTCAAGGGGGCAGAACTAACAATGCAGAAAGATGCTGTGCACTACAACAACTGGGAGCATCGGGAAGTACACAACCTCTACGGATTCTATCAG CAAATGGCAACTGCTGAAGGACTCATCAGACGTTCTTCAGGAAAAGAGAGACCATTTGTCCTCACACGATCTTTCTTTGCTGGATCACAGAAGTATG CATAA